One Triticum dicoccoides isolate Atlit2015 ecotype Zavitan chromosome 5B, WEW_v2.0, whole genome shotgun sequence genomic window carries:
- the LOC119306798 gene encoding phosphatidylinositol transfer protein 3-like, with amino-acid sequence MDCGTDERQYGHGGDGDAAEWKKVAELREVVEAQDPSAKEEDDFALRRFLRAREHNIKKASAMLLRYLAWKRVTMPHGFISDDEVRGEIAKGRDHHQGFDRLGRPMSYLYGGRHFPVRGDHEDLKRYVAYAFEKSCTRLSAGQEKFAAVIDLKGWGYANCDMRGYLAGLDIMQSYYPERVGRVLLIHVPYIFMAAWKMVYPFIDDKTKKKFVFVADRDLDATLRDAIDESQLPEEYGGKLKFQAYNNFSPSSKSI; translated from the exons ATGGATTGCGGTACTGATGAGCGCCAATATGGCCATGGCGGCGACGGTGACGCGGCGGAGTGGAAGAAGGTGGCGGAGCTCAGGGAGGTCGTCGAGGCACAGGACCCCTCTGCAAAG GAGGAGGATGACTTCGCGCTACGGCGGTTCCTGCGTGCCCGGGAGCACAACATCAAGAAGGCGTCGGCGATGCTTCTCCGGTACCTTGCCTGGAAGCGTGTCACCATGCCCCATGGCTTTATCTCGGATGACGAGGTGCGGGGCGAGATCGCAAAGGGAAGGGACCACCACCAGGGTTTTGACCGTCTTGGTCGCCCCATGTCGTATCTCTATGGTGGGCGCCACTTCCCCGTCCGGGGTGATCACGAAGATCTCAAGCGCTACGTGGCCTACGCTTTTGAGAAAAGCTGCACCAG GCTGTCCGCAGGACAGGAGAAGTTTGCGGCAGTGATAGACCTGAAGGGATGGGGGTACGCGAACTGCGACATGCGGGGGTACCTGGCAGGGCTGGACATCATGCAGAGCTATTACCCGGAAAGGGTGGGCCGGGTGTTACTGATCCACGTGCCCTACATATTCATGGCTGCCTGGAAGATGGTGTACCCCTTTATTGATGACAAGACCAAGAAGAAGTTTGTGTTCGTCGCTGATAGGGACCTCGACGCCACGCTTAGAGACGCCATTGACGAGTCCCAGCTCCCCGAGGAGTACGGTGGCAAGCTCAAGTTCCAGGCCTACAACAATTTTTCACCATCATCCAAGTCCATCTAA